The Flavipsychrobacter sp. genome contains the following window.
TTATCTTATGAAACCAAACGATATAAAGACTCCGTCATATACCTCAAACAGTGCTACCCTAACGGCAACATACAACATGAAACCACATCACCATACAAAGGCAAACAAATAACCTATAAGGGATATTACGAAAGCGGCGAACTGAAAACACTACAGGTAAAAAACAAAAAGACCAATATAAGCACCTTCAAGCTCTATTATAAAAATGGCAAGCTGAAGAGAAAGGGACATGTATACCTAAAACAAGAAACAGGCACATGGAAAGAATATGATAAGAACGGCAAACGTACTAAGCAATGGAAAGGCAAGACTAAAAAAGAAATAGACGCCAATAAGACCCCATAAAATAAAAAACAACCCAACAACTATCTTTACTATCGTGACCATTGCCACTACAGAACGACTACTGATAAACACTTGGCAACAAACGGATATTCCGCACTACGCTGCACTTGTGTCTAACCCCGAGGTGATGCGTTATATAGGTGATGGGCACACCCCTACCTACGAAGAAGCGAAAGCCTATGTGCTTAAGTCGATGAAGAGCTATGAGGATAATGGTTGGTCGCGCTTTCCTATTTTCCTGAAAGAGACCGAAGAGCTTATTGGCTTCTGTGGCTACATGGCTATAGATAACCGTATAGATTTTGGGTGGCGACTAGCCCAACAACACTGGGGCAAGGGCTATGCTACCGAAGCAGCCAAGGCTGTGCTAAAGCTAGGCATCAACCTATTTCACTTCCCCGAAATAACCTGTGTGGTGTACCAGGAGAACATCGCCTCCATACGTGTGATAGAAAAGCTAGGCATCCCCTTCGATAAAGACATTACTCTCAACGGCAACCAAGCTAAGCAGTATGTACTAATTGGTACATGATAGTGGTAGTAAGTACATCTACTCCTACACTCCAGAAACAATAATAATCTAGTTTTCACGTATTAGTAGTAACTATTACGATATGAAAAGCTACTACTTAAGTCTTATATGGCTAAGCACTACAATACTTTTTTCTTGCAATAAGCAACAAAGTACAACACCT
Protein-coding sequences here:
- a CDS encoding GNAT family N-acetyltransferase, with protein sequence MTIATTERLLINTWQQTDIPHYAALVSNPEVMRYIGDGHTPTYEEAKAYVLKSMKSYEDNGWSRFPIFLKETEELIGFCGYMAIDNRIDFGWRLAQQHWGKGYATEAAKAVLKLGINLFHFPEITCVVYQENIASIRVIEKLGIPFDKDITLNGNQAKQYVLIGT